From the Chloroflexota bacterium genome, one window contains:
- a CDS encoding glycosyltransferase family 2 protein produces the protein MGQETQHSISAFFPAYNDGGTIASMVISVDRVLRSITRDYEIIVVNDGSVDYTQEMLDELREKYPALRAILHPQNAGYGRALRSGFANASKDLVFYTDGDAQYDPRELVLLLEHLTDDVDVVNGYKIQRHDPLHRIIIGRVYHWIVKIAFGLKLQDVDCDFRLLRKRVLDSLQLESDSGVICVELMTKIQQGGFVVAQVPVHHYHRAYGKSQFFAFRRIWHVVVGLVRLWWKLILRQELSQARRRSRSLEIEDG, from the coding sequence ATGGGGCAGGAGACTCAGCACAGCATCTCAGCATTTTTCCCGGCGTATAATGATGGGGGAACCATTGCCAGCATGGTTATCTCTGTTGATCGGGTGTTGCGCTCTATCACCAGGGATTATGAGATCATCGTCGTCAATGATGGAAGCGTTGATTACACCCAGGAGATGCTGGACGAGCTGCGCGAAAAATACCCGGCCTTGAGGGCCATCCTCCATCCCCAAAACGCCGGTTATGGCCGGGCACTGCGCAGTGGCTTCGCCAATGCTAGCAAAGACCTGGTCTTTTATACCGATGGCGATGCCCAGTATGATCCACGCGAGTTGGTTCTCCTCCTTGAGCATCTCACGGATGACGTTGATGTAGTGAATGGTTATAAGATTCAGCGTCATGATCCCCTCCATCGCATCATCATTGGCCGTGTCTATCACTGGATAGTGAAGATAGCCTTCGGGCTGAAGCTGCAGGACGTCGATTGCGACTTTCGTCTTCTCCGCAAGAGGGTCTTAGACTCGCTACAACTGGAGTCGGACAGCGGTGTCATCTGTGTTGAGCTGATGACTAAGATTCAGCAGGGTGGCTTTGTGGTGGCTCAGGTCCCGGTGCATCATTACCATCGGGCCTATGGCAAATCCCAATTTTTTGCCTTCCGACGTATTTGGCATGTCGTAGTGGGCTTAGTGCGCCTGTGGTGGAAACTGATTCTGCGCCAAGAGTTGTCCCAAGCCAGACGCCGTAGCCGCTCTCTGGAAATAGAAGACGGATAG